The Harpia harpyja isolate bHarHar1 chromosome 13, bHarHar1 primary haplotype, whole genome shotgun sequence genome contains a region encoding:
- the SLC30A6 gene encoding zinc transporter 6 isoform X1, which produces MGTIHLFRKSQRSLVGKLTHEFRLVAADRRSWKILLFGAINLICIGFLLMWCSSTNSIALTAYTYLTIFDLFSLVTCLISYWVMMKKPSPVYSFGFERFEVLAVFASTVLAQLGALFILKESAERFLEQPEIHTGRLLVGTFVALFFNLFTMLSIRNKPFAYVSEAASTSWLQEHVADLSRSICGIIPGLSSIFLPRMNPFVLIDIAGALALCITYMLIEINNYFAVDTASAIAIALMTFGTMYPMSVYSGKVLLQTTPPHVIGQLDKLLREVSTLDGVLEVRNEHFWTLGFGTLAGSVHVRIRRDANEQMVLAHVTNRLYTLVSTLTVQIFKDDWIRPTLSSVPIANNILNLSDHHVIPMPSLKAADNLHPVTSTPAKPSSPPPEFSFNTPGKNVSPVILLNTQTRPYGLGFNHGSTPYSTVLNQGFGIPGMGATQGFRTGFTNVPSRYGTNARGQPRP; this is translated from the exons ATG gggacaATACACCTGTTCCGCAAATCACAGAGATCATTGGTTGGAAAGTTAACACATGAGTTTAGGCTGGTTGCAGCAGATAGGAGg TCCTGGAAGATCTTGCTGTTTGGTGCTATAAATTTAATATGTATTGGCTTCCTGCTAATGTGGTGCAGCTCTACAAACAGCATAG CTTTAACTGCTTACACGTATTTGACAATCTTTGACCTTTTCAG TTTGGTAACATGTCTAATAAGCTACTGGGTAATGATGAAGAAACCTAGCCCAGTCTACTCATTTGG GTTTGAAAGGTTTGAAGTTCTAGCTGTATTTGCATCTACAGTTCTGGCACAGCTTGGTGCTCTTTTTATACTGAAAGAAAG TGCAGAGCGGTTTCTGGAACAACCTGAGATACACAc agggcGACTGCTGGTTGGTACTTTCGTGGCTCTCTTTTTCAACTTATTTACAATGCTTTCCATTAGGAATAAGCCTTTTGCTTATGTCTCTGAAG ctgcCAGCACAAGTTGGCTTCAGGAGCATGTTGCAGATCTTAGTAGAAG TATTTGTGGAATCATCCCAGGATTGAGTAGCATCTTTCTGCCACGAATGAACCCTTTTGTCTTGATTGATATTGCTGGAGCTCTAGCTCTTTGCATTACATATATGCTCATTGAAATCAA CAATTATTTCGCTGTAGACACAGCCTCTGCTATAGCAATTGCTTTGATGACATTTGGTACCATGTATCCCATGAGTGTTTACAGTGGGAAAGTACTACTCCAG ACAACCCCACCTCATGTGATTGGCCAGTTAGATAAACTTCTTAGAGAG GTTTCAACTTTGGATGGTGTCTTAGAAGTTCGAAATGAGCATTTCTGGACATTAGGTTTTGGCACTTTG GCTGGATCAGTACATGTCCGAATTCGGAGAGATGCAAATGAACAAATGGTACTTGCCCATGTCACTAACAGATTATACACATTGGTCTCTACCTTGACTGTTCAGATTTTCAAAGATGACTGGATCAGACCTACCTTATCATCTGTGCCTATTGCAAACAATATTCTGAACCTTTCGGATCATCATGTTATTCCAATGCCATCTTTGAAAGCTGCTGATAATTTGCACCCTGTTACATCCACTCCAGCTAAGCCCAGCAGCCCACCGccagaattttcttttaatacaccAGGCAAAAacgtgagtccagtcatcctttTAAACACTCAAACAAGGCCCTATGGATTGGGCTTTAATCATGGATCCACACCCTACAGCACTGTACTCAATCAAGGATTTGGAATACCGGGAATGGGAGCAACTCAAGGATTCAGAACTGGTTTTACAAATGTCCCAAGCAGATATGGAACAAATGCTCGTGGTCAGCCCCGACCATAA
- the SLC30A6 gene encoding zinc transporter 6 isoform X4 has translation MNPFVLIDIAGALALCITYMLIEINNYFAVDTASAIAIALMTFGTMYPMSVYSGKVLLQTTPPHVIGQLDKLLREVSTLDGVLEVRNEHFWTLGFGTLAGSVHVRIRRDANEQMVLAHVTNRLYTLVSTLTVQIFKDDWIRPTLSSVPIANNILNLSDHHVIPMPSLKAADNLHPVTSTPAKPSSPPPEFSFNTPGKNVSPVILLNTQTRPYGLGFNHGSTPYSTVLNQGFGIPGMGATQGFRTGFTNVPSRYGTNARGQPRP, from the exons ATGAACCCTTTTGTCTTGATTGATATTGCTGGAGCTCTAGCTCTTTGCATTACATATATGCTCATTGAAATCAA CAATTATTTCGCTGTAGACACAGCCTCTGCTATAGCAATTGCTTTGATGACATTTGGTACCATGTATCCCATGAGTGTTTACAGTGGGAAAGTACTACTCCAG ACAACCCCACCTCATGTGATTGGCCAGTTAGATAAACTTCTTAGAGAG GTTTCAACTTTGGATGGTGTCTTAGAAGTTCGAAATGAGCATTTCTGGACATTAGGTTTTGGCACTTTG GCTGGATCAGTACATGTCCGAATTCGGAGAGATGCAAATGAACAAATGGTACTTGCCCATGTCACTAACAGATTATACACATTGGTCTCTACCTTGACTGTTCAGATTTTCAAAGATGACTGGATCAGACCTACCTTATCATCTGTGCCTATTGCAAACAATATTCTGAACCTTTCGGATCATCATGTTATTCCAATGCCATCTTTGAAAGCTGCTGATAATTTGCACCCTGTTACATCCACTCCAGCTAAGCCCAGCAGCCCACCGccagaattttcttttaatacaccAGGCAAAAacgtgagtccagtcatcctttTAAACACTCAAACAAGGCCCTATGGATTGGGCTTTAATCATGGATCCACACCCTACAGCACTGTACTCAATCAAGGATTTGGAATACCGGGAATGGGAGCAACTCAAGGATTCAGAACTGGTTTTACAAATGTCCCAAGCAGATATGGAACAAATGCTCGTGGTCAGCCCCGACCATAA
- the SLC30A6 gene encoding zinc transporter 6 isoform X2, whose translation MWCSSTNSIALTAYTYLTIFDLFSLVTCLISYWVMMKKPSPVYSFGFERFEVLAVFASTVLAQLGALFILKESAERFLEQPEIHTGRLLVGTFVALFFNLFTMLSIRNKPFAYVSEAASTSWLQEHVADLSRSICGIIPGLSSIFLPRMNPFVLIDIAGALALCITYMLIEINNYFAVDTASAIAIALMTFGTMYPMSVYSGKVLLQTTPPHVIGQLDKLLREVSTLDGVLEVRNEHFWTLGFGTLAGSVHVRIRRDANEQMVLAHVTNRLYTLVSTLTVQIFKDDWIRPTLSSVPIANNILNLSDHHVIPMPSLKAADNLHPVTSTPAKPSSPPPEFSFNTPGKNVSPVILLNTQTRPYGLGFNHGSTPYSTVLNQGFGIPGMGATQGFRTGFTNVPSRYGTNARGQPRP comes from the exons ATGTGGTGCAGCTCTACAAACAGCATAG CTTTAACTGCTTACACGTATTTGACAATCTTTGACCTTTTCAG TTTGGTAACATGTCTAATAAGCTACTGGGTAATGATGAAGAAACCTAGCCCAGTCTACTCATTTGG GTTTGAAAGGTTTGAAGTTCTAGCTGTATTTGCATCTACAGTTCTGGCACAGCTTGGTGCTCTTTTTATACTGAAAGAAAG TGCAGAGCGGTTTCTGGAACAACCTGAGATACACAc agggcGACTGCTGGTTGGTACTTTCGTGGCTCTCTTTTTCAACTTATTTACAATGCTTTCCATTAGGAATAAGCCTTTTGCTTATGTCTCTGAAG ctgcCAGCACAAGTTGGCTTCAGGAGCATGTTGCAGATCTTAGTAGAAG TATTTGTGGAATCATCCCAGGATTGAGTAGCATCTTTCTGCCACGAATGAACCCTTTTGTCTTGATTGATATTGCTGGAGCTCTAGCTCTTTGCATTACATATATGCTCATTGAAATCAA CAATTATTTCGCTGTAGACACAGCCTCTGCTATAGCAATTGCTTTGATGACATTTGGTACCATGTATCCCATGAGTGTTTACAGTGGGAAAGTACTACTCCAG ACAACCCCACCTCATGTGATTGGCCAGTTAGATAAACTTCTTAGAGAG GTTTCAACTTTGGATGGTGTCTTAGAAGTTCGAAATGAGCATTTCTGGACATTAGGTTTTGGCACTTTG GCTGGATCAGTACATGTCCGAATTCGGAGAGATGCAAATGAACAAATGGTACTTGCCCATGTCACTAACAGATTATACACATTGGTCTCTACCTTGACTGTTCAGATTTTCAAAGATGACTGGATCAGACCTACCTTATCATCTGTGCCTATTGCAAACAATATTCTGAACCTTTCGGATCATCATGTTATTCCAATGCCATCTTTGAAAGCTGCTGATAATTTGCACCCTGTTACATCCACTCCAGCTAAGCCCAGCAGCCCACCGccagaattttcttttaatacaccAGGCAAAAacgtgagtccagtcatcctttTAAACACTCAAACAAGGCCCTATGGATTGGGCTTTAATCATGGATCCACACCCTACAGCACTGTACTCAATCAAGGATTTGGAATACCGGGAATGGGAGCAACTCAAGGATTCAGAACTGGTTTTACAAATGTCCCAAGCAGATATGGAACAAATGCTCGTGGTCAGCCCCGACCATAA
- the SLC30A6 gene encoding zinc transporter 6 isoform X3 produces MMKKPSPVYSFGFERFEVLAVFASTVLAQLGALFILKESAERFLEQPEIHTGRLLVGTFVALFFNLFTMLSIRNKPFAYVSEAASTSWLQEHVADLSRSICGIIPGLSSIFLPRMNPFVLIDIAGALALCITYMLIEINNYFAVDTASAIAIALMTFGTMYPMSVYSGKVLLQTTPPHVIGQLDKLLREVSTLDGVLEVRNEHFWTLGFGTLAGSVHVRIRRDANEQMVLAHVTNRLYTLVSTLTVQIFKDDWIRPTLSSVPIANNILNLSDHHVIPMPSLKAADNLHPVTSTPAKPSSPPPEFSFNTPGKNVSPVILLNTQTRPYGLGFNHGSTPYSTVLNQGFGIPGMGATQGFRTGFTNVPSRYGTNARGQPRP; encoded by the exons ATGATGAAGAAACCTAGCCCAGTCTACTCATTTGG GTTTGAAAGGTTTGAAGTTCTAGCTGTATTTGCATCTACAGTTCTGGCACAGCTTGGTGCTCTTTTTATACTGAAAGAAAG TGCAGAGCGGTTTCTGGAACAACCTGAGATACACAc agggcGACTGCTGGTTGGTACTTTCGTGGCTCTCTTTTTCAACTTATTTACAATGCTTTCCATTAGGAATAAGCCTTTTGCTTATGTCTCTGAAG ctgcCAGCACAAGTTGGCTTCAGGAGCATGTTGCAGATCTTAGTAGAAG TATTTGTGGAATCATCCCAGGATTGAGTAGCATCTTTCTGCCACGAATGAACCCTTTTGTCTTGATTGATATTGCTGGAGCTCTAGCTCTTTGCATTACATATATGCTCATTGAAATCAA CAATTATTTCGCTGTAGACACAGCCTCTGCTATAGCAATTGCTTTGATGACATTTGGTACCATGTATCCCATGAGTGTTTACAGTGGGAAAGTACTACTCCAG ACAACCCCACCTCATGTGATTGGCCAGTTAGATAAACTTCTTAGAGAG GTTTCAACTTTGGATGGTGTCTTAGAAGTTCGAAATGAGCATTTCTGGACATTAGGTTTTGGCACTTTG GCTGGATCAGTACATGTCCGAATTCGGAGAGATGCAAATGAACAAATGGTACTTGCCCATGTCACTAACAGATTATACACATTGGTCTCTACCTTGACTGTTCAGATTTTCAAAGATGACTGGATCAGACCTACCTTATCATCTGTGCCTATTGCAAACAATATTCTGAACCTTTCGGATCATCATGTTATTCCAATGCCATCTTTGAAAGCTGCTGATAATTTGCACCCTGTTACATCCACTCCAGCTAAGCCCAGCAGCCCACCGccagaattttcttttaatacaccAGGCAAAAacgtgagtccagtcatcctttTAAACACTCAAACAAGGCCCTATGGATTGGGCTTTAATCATGGATCCACACCCTACAGCACTGTACTCAATCAAGGATTTGGAATACCGGGAATGGGAGCAACTCAAGGATTCAGAACTGGTTTTACAAATGTCCCAAGCAGATATGGAACAAATGCTCGTGGTCAGCCCCGACCATAA